The Podospora pseudocomata strain CBS 415.72m chromosome 3, whole genome shotgun sequence genome window below encodes:
- a CDS encoding hypothetical protein (EggNog:ENOG503NV06; COG:P), whose product MLRLTAALSLAGVVSASFENNLAYLSPSRRHASLAVPLAHVQKRQSGSLYTAAEVNFTHGIASGDPYAHSVILWTRLSPTTDNVASDIVPEGVVPIYGDEGAPPSSRAACVEYRIGTDEALTNVVNSGRAYTSSEVDWTVKFEATNLQPFTTYFYRFNVCDSSKSSVVGRTKTIPTKDQTVPRNIKLAVYSCSNYPEGYFNAYGAVNAKDSADYILHLGDYIYEYKAGLTDLRKPLPDRETYSLYDYRKRTASYRLDPDLALSHQKFPWIPVWDDHEVADNSYKDGSKNSDGEEFRLRKQAAVRSYFEWMPLRQVTMDDSLRIWRDFSIGNLFDLIMLDTRQYNRDVTVLGPLGGIIGGNKNEVEEQADWVNRTIMGFNQEAWFYTKLQESSDRQARWRLVGNQVIFSRVTIGVFNDEPFNLDQWDGYIANRDRVYKTLVDNKINNTVMLSGDSHAAWVSDMVWKAEEGYDENTGAGAVGVELAGSAVSSSSPLTGIVPRLITDPISKLLIKNNPTLQWQDLYYRGYFEMDIGYDAIEAQFFGIPNLKKRSTEEIKIAKFLIRDGENKLARNPTVGGGVAYAGALKNGKVEKAP is encoded by the exons ATGTTGCGCCTCACAGCTGCCCTCTCCCTTGCGGGTGTTGTCTCTGCTTCATTCGAGAACAACCTCGCCTACCTCTCACCATCTCGTCGCCACGCCTCTCTCGCTGTTCCTCTTGCCCACGTTCAGAAGCGCCAGAGTGGCTCTTTGTACACAGCAGCGGAAGTGAACTTCACCCACGGCATCGCGTCAGGAGATCCATATGCCCACTCAGTCATTCTCTGGACCAGACTTTCCCCCACAACCGATAACGTCGCCTCAGATATCGTCCCAGAGGGCGTAGTGCCCATCTATGGCGATGAGGGCGCCCCCCCAAGCAGCCGCGCCGCCTGCGTCGAGTACCGCATTGGCACAGACGAAGCCTTGACCAATGTCGTAAATAGCGGCAGAGCCTACACCTCGAGCGAAGTAGACTGGACAGTCAAG TTTGAAGCAACAAACCTCCAACCCTTCACAACCTACTTTTACCGCTTCAACGTCTGCgactcctccaaatcctccgtCGTCGGCCGCACAAAGACCATCCCCACAAAAGACCAAACCGTCCCCCGCAACATCAAGCTAGCAGTCTACTCCTGCTCCAACTACCCCGAAGGCTACTTCAACGCCTACGGCGCCGTCAACGCCAAGGATTCCGCGGAttacatcctccacctcggcgaTTACATCTACGAGTACAAAGCCGGCCTCACCGACCTCCGCAAACCTCTTCCTGACCGGGAGACTTACTCTCTCTACGATTACCGCAAGCGCACAGCTTCCTACCGTCTCGATCCTGATCTTGCCTTGTCTCACCAAAAGTTCCCTTGGATCCCTGTCTGGGATGACCACGAGGTCGCTGACAACAGTTACAAGGACGGCTCCAAGAACAGCGACGGGGAGGAGTTCAGGTTGAGGAAGCAGGCGGCTGTGAGGTCGTATTTTGAGTGGATGCCCCTTCGGCAGGTCACTATGGATGACTCTTTGCGCATCTGGCGGGATTTCTCCATTGGGAACTTGTTTGATCTCATCATGCTTGACACGAGGCAGTACAACCGGGACGTTACCGTTCTTGGGCCGCTGGGGGGGATTATTGGGGGGAATAAGaatgaggtggaggaacaGGCTGATTGGGTGAACAGGACGATCATGGGGTTCAACCAAGAGGCTTGGTTCTACACCAAGCTTCAGGAGTCGAGTGATCGACAGGCcaggtggaggttggtgggcaACCAGGTGATCTTCAGCAGGGTGACGATTGGAGTTTTTAATGATGAGCCGTTTAATCTGGATCAGTGGGATGGGTACATCGCGAATAGGGACAGGGTGTACAAGACACTGGTGGacaacaagatcaacaacACGGTCATGCTGAGCGGGGACAGCCATGCGGCTTGGGTGAGTGATATGGTTtggaaggcggaggaggggtatgATGAGAACAccggggcgggggcggtgggggttgaGTTGGCGGGGAGTGCGGTGAGCAGCTCCAGTCCGTTGACGGGGATTGTGCCAAGGTTGATCACGGATCCGATTTCCAAGTTGTTGATCAAGAACAACCCGACGTTGCAGTGGCAGGATTTGTATTATAGGGGGTATTTTGAGATGGATATTGGGTATGATGCTATTGAGGCGCAGTTCTTTGGGATTCCAAATCTCAAGAAGAGGAGTAcggaggagatcaagattGCAAAGTTCTTGA